One genomic window of Cygnus atratus isolate AKBS03 ecotype Queensland, Australia chromosome 16, CAtr_DNAZoo_HiC_assembly, whole genome shotgun sequence includes the following:
- the LOC126913501 gene encoding corticoliberin-like: protein MRLRMLSAASVLVLLFLPSETCSPLQWPRRLPVAPQPSWEPWPGAPRPPVPAGSPQPHGQPRLCQPRGAAPATAPRVPRALQAGKRREGKPNSLDLTFHLLREFLEMSREERLAQKALSNKLLLQSIGK, encoded by the coding sequence ATGCGGCTCAGGATGCTTTCGGCTGCCTCCGTCCTCGTCCTGCTCTTCCTGCCCTCGGAGACCTGCTCGCCCCTGCAGTGGCCCCGCAGGCTGCCCGTagccccccagcccagctgggagccGTGGCCGGGAGCCCCGCGACCCCCGGTGcccgccggcagcccccagccccacggacAGCCCCggctctgccagccccggggggcagcgcccGCCACGGCCCCCCGCGTCCCCCGGGCGCTGCAGGCGGGCAAGAGGCGAGAGGGGAAACCCAACTCTCTGGACCTCACCTTCCACCTCCTGCGCGAGTTCCTGGAGATGTCCCGCGAGGAGAGACTGGCCCAGAAGGCGCTGAGCAataagctgctgctgcagagtaTAGGGAAGtga